The Macaca fascicularis isolate 582-1 chromosome 11, T2T-MFA8v1.1 genome includes a region encoding these proteins:
- the ACKR5 gene encoding G-protein coupled receptor 182 has translation MSVKPSWGPGPSEGVTAVPASDLGDIHNWTELLNLFNHTLFECHVELSESTKRVVLFALYLAMFVVGLVENLLVICVNWRSSGRAGLLNLYILNMAIADLGIVLSLPVWMLEVTLDYTWLWGSFSCRFTHYFYFVNMYSSIFFLVCLSVDRYVTLTSASPSWQHYQHRVRRAMCAGIWVLSAIIPLPEVVHIQLVEGPEPMCLFMAPFETYSTWALAVTLSTTILGFLLPFPLIAVFNVLTACRLRQAEQPKSRRHCLLMCAYVAVFVICWLPYHVTLLLLTLHGNHISLHCHLVHLLYFFYDVIDCFSMLHCVINPILYNFLSPHFRGRLLNAVVHYLPKDQTRADAHSSSSSCSTQHSIIITKGDSQPAAATPHPEPGLSFQASPLLPNTSPFSPPQPLTSS, from the coding sequence CTTTGTTTGAGTGCCATGTGGAGCTCAGCGAGAGCACCAAGCGCGTGGTCCTCTTTGCCCTCTACCTGGCCATGTTTGTGGTTGGGCTGGTGGAGAACCTCCTGGTGATATGCGTCAACTGGCGCAGCTCAGGCCGGGCGGGGCTGCTGAACCTCTACATCCTCAACATGGCCATCGCGGACCTGGGCATTGTCCTGTCTCTGCCCGTGTGGATGCTGGAGGTCACGCTGGACTACACCTGGCTCTGGGGCAGCTTCTCCTGCCGCTTCACTCACTACTTCTACTTTGTCAACATGTACAGCAGCATCTTCTTCCTGGTGTGCCTCAGCGTCGACCGCTATGTCACCCTCACCAGTGCCTCCCCCTCCTGGCAGCATTACCAGCACCGAGTGCGGCGGGCCATGTGTGCGGGCATCTGGGTCCTCTCGGCCATCATCCCGCTACCTGAGGTGGTCCACATCCAGCTGGTGGAGGGCCCTGAGCCCATGTGCCTCTTCATGGCACCTTTTGAAACGTACAGTACCTGGGCCCTGGCGGTGACCCTGTCCACCACCATCCTGGGCTTCCTGCTGCCCTTCCCTCTTATCGCAGTCTTCAACGTGCTGACGGCCTGCCGGCTGCGGCAGGCAGAACAACCCAAGAGCCGGCGCCACTGCCTGCTGATGTGTGCCTACGTGGCCGTCTTTGTCATTTGCTGGCTGCCCTATCATGTGACCCTACTGCTGCTCACACTGCATGGGAACCACATTTCCCTCCACTGCCACCTGGTCCACCTGCTCTACTTCTTCTATGATGTCATCGACTGCTTCTCCATGCTGCACTGTGTCATCAACCCCATCCTTTACAACTTTCTCAGCCCACACTTCCGGGGCCGGCTCCTGAACGCTGTAGTCCATTACCTTCCTAAGGACCAGACCAGGGCAGACGCacactcctcctcttcctcctgttccaCCCAGCATTCCATCATCATCACCAAGGGGGACAGCCAGCCTGCTGCAGCAACCCCCCACCCCGAGCCAGGCCTGAGCTTTCAGGCATCCCCTTTGCTTCCAAAtacttcccccttctctcccccTCAGCCTCTTACATCCAGCTGA